Within the Candidatus Hydrogenedentota bacterium genome, the region TTCAATACCGTCTTCATGGAGGAATGAGATCATGAGCGTGCTCGATCCGCTTCGGGCAACATATTTGCCCGAACCTTTGGGTGTTTCTCGGGAAGAAATGTCAAAGACTGTTTCGGAAAAATTCTTTTTGTCTTTTCCACCGCCAAAATCGGCTCCTTGGGTGGGGAAGAACTTGTCGCCCCGACCTACCACGTGAATTTCGCCCCAAGGCACTGCAGCGGCTCCATAAGTCTCTTTTAATTCAGCCACAGTTTCCTGTAACAGTGCTATCATTTTGCTGTGATCTTCTTGGGAAAGGGGTTGTTCATCGGCGATGGCTACAATATCAATTTCGTTTTCACATTTCAAGCGCCAAAATTTCATGGTGGTGGCGGCAGTGACTGTCTTGGTGTAGCGTCCGTCCCATGCCAAACAATCTTGTACCGCTTTGGCGAGTTCGGGATCTGCTCCCACCTGCTGTTCCATGGTTTCGGCGGCGGCTTTCAGCGCTTCCTGCCAGCGCGTGGCAAGGATATCATAGTTGTCGAGGGTATAGTCTATGGCAGCCTCTTTGGTAATAAGGGGATCTGCGTCAAGCAATTCTAATAAGCGCTTTCCTCGGGGGCTGTCTTTATCCCAAAGCACGTTATAGATATAGTTTTTATAGTTGTCGGGCGTCATGGGAGAATCGACCATCATCACGGCAGGGCTGACGTTACAGTTTTGGAAATATCCTTGAGGCGGGTTTTTCACTTGCACAAGGTCGGCAATATCGTGAATGCCCAACCAACGCGTCGCATCAGAGCCGCCGGGAACAGGAACCGACCAATCATAGTTGCCTTCAGGACGGATAGGCGTACGGCCTGTACGGACATAGCCAATATTACCGTCGCGATCGGCAAAGAGTATATTTTGTTCCATGAATTGATTCATACCCAAGGCATTGTAAAATTCGTCGTAATTGCGCGCTTGTGCCATGGCGTACATCTGTTCCATCATCCCGACTTGATCATAGTAGGGGGTGGCACCGCAATAGGCGATCCCTTTTTCAACGTCGGGAAATTCCAATACAGGCCCATAGAGTGAATAGAGGGCAGGCTTATTTTGTGTTTTACCATCCTTCACTTCTATGCTGATAATGTCCACTTCCATGGGATGCCAAGCGCCATTGTATTCATATTCAAGCAGACTATAGGGTTTGAGCTTGACCATATAGACGTCGGAAGTATCGGGTCCACCGGTCGTGCATGCCCAAGAACAGTGGGCACTATGCCCTAAGACGGGTAAAGGCGAACCTACAATAAAGTAGCCGCACAGATCCTCGGCCTTCGTATGCATTTGTGCTTCGTAAAAGACTGCCATCCCTTCCCAAGTGAGATGGGGATCGGTCATGAGAATGGGACAACCTTCGGCGGAACGTGAAGGGGCGACGGCATAGGCATTGGATCCGAAGCCCGGCGCTTGATGTTTCGCTTTCACTTCATCTTGCAGCACACCGAGGGGCCAGTTCAGCAGC harbors:
- a CDS encoding penicillin acylase family protein, which produces MKYLGVFSCCFLSLILVHAFAFAQAQDATLYRDTWGVPHVYADSLVEAAYALGYAQAEDRLEDIYKNVRTATGTMAAAYGEEFVDQDFYLRVFKNAEFCEQYWDNAPANIRDICDSFMKGVASYVKENPDKDLDSATPLYGWHCVAIGRTMLLNWPLGVLQDEVKAKHQAPGFGSNAYAVAPSRSAEGCPILMTDPHLTWEGMAVFYEAQMHTKAEDLCGYFIVGSPLPVLGHSAHCSWACTTGGPDTSDVYMVKLKPYSLLEYEYNGAWHPMEVDIISIEVKDGKTQNKPALYSLYGPVLEFPDVEKGIAYCGATPYYDQVGMMEQMYAMAQARNYDEFYNALGMNQFMEQNILFADRDGNIGYVRTGRTPIRPEGNYDWSVPVPGGSDATRWLGIHDIADLVQVKNPPQGYFQNCNVSPAVMMVDSPMTPDNYKNYIYNVLWDKDSPRGKRLLELLDADPLITKEAAIDYTLDNYDILATRWQEALKAAAETMEQQVGADPELAKAVQDCLAWDGRYTKTVTAATTMKFWRLKCENEIDIVAIADEQPLSQEDHSKMIALLQETVAELKETYGAAAVPWGEIHVVGRGDKFFPTQGADFGGGKDKKNFSETVFDISSRETPKGSGKYVARSGSSTLMISFLHEDGIESYSVVAWGQSGHPDSPHYVDQAEKLYSERKMKPTWFKKEDLLNNLESEKTITIQ